A genomic region of Papaver somniferum cultivar HN1 chromosome 7, ASM357369v1, whole genome shotgun sequence contains the following coding sequences:
- the LOC113295438 gene encoding uncharacterized protein LOC113295438, whose product MSVKAIKITRVYEPSVTPQQSFATNREYDVGEDIVDDDVGEDITDDFVEDDILSRANENEDFSNEEDWITEVHLFLKEGTQPADLKQARKIQSKAGRYDLRDRVLYKKSFLGPLLRCLSREECHRILKDIHYGDANNHSGMRSLADKAKMQGYYWPKMIQDAARMSRRFEECLASPQKLSPTTESNYKERT is encoded by the exons ATGAGCGTTAAGGCCATCAAGATAACAAGAGTATATGAGCCTTCGGTCACTCCACAACAATCCTTCGCTACAAATCGTGAATACGATGTAGGGGAGGACATTGTTGACGATGATGTAGGGGAAGATATCACCGATGACTTTGTCGAAGATGATATCTTATCAAGAGCAAACGagaacgaagatttcagcaacgaagaggACTGGATAACCGAAGTTCATCTTTTTCTTAAAGAAGGAACGCAGCCCGCAGACCTGAAGCAAGCTCGAAAAATACAATCAAAGGCAGGGAGATACGATCTTCGAGACAGAGTTctttacaagaaatctttcctcggtccCTTGTTACGTTGCTTATCTAGAGAGGAATGTCATCGTATTCTGAAGGACATCCACTACGGAGACGCAAACAACCACAGCGGGATGAGATCATTAGCCGATAAAGCTaagatgcaaggatattactggccaaagATGATACAAGACGCGGCCAGGATGTCTAGAAGATTCGAAGAAT gtttggcatcccCACAGAAATTGTCTCCGACAACGGAAAGCAATtacaaggaaagaacatag
- the LOC113298892 gene encoding tRNA (guanine-N(7)-)-methyltransferase-like, protein MKGNPKSNNTTGLPRKRFYRARAHSNPLSDSHFPVPTAPSEVDYASHYPHYYPSEETYNENGESTIDSKVAIHKPQVKKIQFADVGCGFGGLLISLSTLFPDTLMIGMEIRDKVTEYVKERILALRETNPGLYQNVSVVRTNSMKYIPNFFEKGQLLKMFFLFPDPHFKEKNHRRRVISTHLLDEYAYTLQVGGIIYTITDVEELGEWMKDCLARHPLFEAVPEKELDIDPVVKLLSSATEEGQKVARNGGQTFLAVYRRITLSE, encoded by the coding sequence ATGAAGGGGAATCCGAAAAGCAACAATACGACAGGCCTACCGCGAAAGCGATTTTACAGAGCACGTGCGCACAGCAATCCACTAAGCGATTCACACTTCCCTGTTCCCACTGCACCTTCCGAAGTTGACTACGCCTCGCACTACCCACACTACTATCCTTCAGAAGAAACCTACAATGAAAATGGTGAGTCCACCATTGATTCCAAGGTTGCAATTCATAAACCCCAGGTGAAAAAAATACAATTTGCTGATGTTGGTTGTGGTTTCGGGGGTTTACTTATCAGCCTTTCAACTCTTTTTCCTGATACACTAATGATTGGAATGGAGATTCGAGATAAGGTGACAGAGTATGTGAAGGAACGAATACTGGCTTTAAGAGAAACAAATCCAGGCCTGTACCAAAATGTATCTGTGGTTCGAACAAATTCCATGAAATATATTCCCAATTTCTTCGAGAAGGGGCAGCTTTTGAAGATGTTTTTCTTGTTCCCAGATCCTCATTTCAAGGAGAAGAATCATAGACGCCGTGTTATTAGTACACACTTGCTCGACGAATATGCTTACACACTCCAAGTTGGTGGAATTATATATACAATTACTGATGTAGAAGAACTTGGGGAATGGATGAAAGATTGTTTGGCACGTCATCCTCTTTTTGAAGCAGTTCCAGAGAAAGAACTCGATATTGATCCAGTTGTGAAGCTTTTGAGTTCTGCAACAGAGGAAGGACAAAAGGTTGCTAGAAATGGTGGGCAGACTTTTCTAGCAGTTTACAGACGGATCACACTATCAGAATAG